Part of the Lates calcarifer isolate ASB-BC8 linkage group LG6, TLL_Latcal_v3, whole genome shotgun sequence genome, AAGAATTCAATAAATTACAGGGACATTTTACTGGGAAAACTCAGTAAATGtaataatgcaaaaaaaaaaaaagaaaacatacagtagcaTAAAGTCTCAGCACAGCTGAGACCTGCAGCAGAGCTGAGATGCTGTGGCTTCTTGTAGCCAATGTTGTCAGATTACTGCGGCCTACAAAACTCTTCTCTCGTGAGTCAGCAGGTTTCATGGATTTGAAACATGGGTCTTAGTTCTGAGTTAGCCTGGAGGTAAGGTGGCTAACTTCTTCTAAAATAAGTccgttttttattttaatgtgttataTTTTGAGGTAAATAACAGTAGACCACACTGTGAGAGTAGTAGTGGTGGCAGGCTGAATAATCCACTCACCTTTATACCTGAGTAACTCTCCCTAACACATGGTCACACCCTGACGTTGTCTGACTGCAGCAGGTTTGAAAACTGTCTACCTGACATTAAACTAAACTGGGAGCAAAATTAAGGCTGGTCTAACACTACAGACCAGTCTAAAATATCTTTGTGAAACTGGCCCCTGGCCTTTAGACAACAGTATGTACAAACATGGGCatatttcttttgcttttacACTATGTTACATGTgtattcaggtgtgtgtttactgacCTGCAGCCTTCAGGTCCATCTCTGCCAGGTCTTTGGTGAGTTCACTGGTGCTGGCCACTACCGACCCCTCCCCTGAGATGTCGGGCACTGCGTTCCTGCGGCCTGTGCGATCACAGTTGATGAAGTCTGAGTACGACGTCTCCACGTCCATCATCTGTCCATGACCAGCGCTCTCATTACACCTgccagagggaggaggggatgTCAGACGGCTGCGGAGGTGTTGCAAGAAGCAAATAAATCACCCTGCTGTCTCCCTTCAATGGTCTGCAGGGCCTGTGGGAGGACACACTCACTGTGTCCTGTGCATCTCTACTTCAGTGGAATCAACGTGACACATAAGAATACTGGCTAGAccaagaagaaaacaaaaaaacagaaaagctgaGCTATTTAAGAAGCAACTGAGGATGACCAGAGACCAGCTGAGAGGGTGATAGCTGAGAGAGAattaataaaaagaagaatgaaGCTGTTAATAATTGCTATTTCTGCACAGTGATTAATGGCATTACCAATATCTGTGCTAATTGGTCatcctaaaaacaaaaaagctgctCTGAATCTCTCTGGGCTCTCGCTTGAATAGTCAAACCCCTCTACTAGAGTCAATTTGTCTGTCCTAAAGGTACTGACACagcaaagatttaaaaaagaagaaggccTGGAAAAAGCACTGATCAATATGGAGGGCCAGAGGAAAAGAGCTTTAAACCATTCAAAGGACAAGCAGGCGGAGCCAGAGGGCCcaagcaaaaaataaaagaagctCCCATTTGCCATTCATTCCTCCTCGGTTTCCTGTTCTCAGTCCATATTTAACTAGGTCATGGATCTTGCCAACCACTAAAACACTATACAGCTGGTAAGTcctcagaga contains:
- the pkig gene encoding cAMP-dependent protein kinase inhibitor gamma isoform X2: MISWCNESAGHGQMMDVETSYSDFINCDRTGRRNAVPDISGEGSVVASTSELTKDLAEMDLKAAGDPGASPAPEAEGSTSQDAQGSGGPS
- the pkig gene encoding cAMP-dependent protein kinase inhibitor gamma isoform X1, which encodes MISWCNESAGHGQMMDVETSYSDFINCDRTGRRNAVPDISGEGSVVASTSELTKDLAEMDLKAAEGDPGASPAPEAEGSTSQDAQGSGGPS
- the pkig gene encoding cAMP-dependent protein kinase inhibitor gamma isoform X3; the encoded protein is MMDVETSYSDFINCDRTGRRNAVPDISGEGSVVASTSELTKDLAEMDLKAAEGDPGASPAPEAEGSTSQDAQGSGGPS